One stretch of Danio rerio strain Tuebingen ecotype United States chromosome 6, GRCz12tu, whole genome shotgun sequence DNA includes these proteins:
- the LOC110438678 gene encoding uncharacterized protein yields the protein MSRRHCALKCEGKVTLFSLPKDEAAKSQWLRFIFGNVPQKYSPNIVLCSRHFSDESYTNVHAYKAGFAVRLSLKDGSIPSLFGPACSSTESQPSTSQQTISSGCVRVDVACQTDSLETVNVTTQTDDITKTSVGTQLSLRTLKESHFRSKGSQATVKCETVGTITTSFDVPFASTPIKAPGVSTIKRPHLELEEEEVEEEDSDIYFETEPHDSTFKPDDTTISQESEMSIVERPMYGDAKYIVFETCLRELFATCPICKLKCDTEQHRMGTYVAFSQICPKCMYNRKWQSQPIVGSTPVGNVLLSAATYFTGGSFIQLQKIFKAVQLNLFQYDTFRRHCRSFLEPAIVHKWKSEQQNIIAKLKEGGKTAIAGDMRADSPGHSAKFGSYTVMDMQSNTIVDLQLVQSNEVGGSYHMEKEGLKRCLDLLENNGLEVDYIVTDRHPQIQKYLRERKITQFYDVWHFEKGLFKKLNKLGKNKECELVKKWQRSIRNHAYWCATSSTSGPEKVAKWTSLINHLQNVHTHDNALFPKCAHPVRASKDPKKWFQPGSQALFKVERVLCNKRVLKDVEKLSRHYQTSSLEAFHSLILRFTPKNVVFPFMGMLCRLYLAAFHHNENANRQQATTATGQAMYKMVLPKSKRGEWTTRALKTEPTYRYVEELLKLVFEVIIMDPSPFVDELKKIPIPKPLCAEYDRPTKEEAIAHHKSRFSQEGVGSQHTDQPDLEMPAVSGLQHSTELRHEHSDPSSPSTS from the exons ATGTCGCGTAGACACTGTGCTCTTAAGTGTGAGGGAAAAGTAACGCTTTTTTCCCTACCTAAAGATGAGGCTGCGAaaagtcagtggttgaggtttatttttggaaATGTACCTCAGAAATATAGTCCCAACATTGTGCTGTGCTCCCGTCATTTCTCTGACGAGAGCTACACCAATGTACACGCGTACAAAGCAGGATTTGCTGTACGGTTGTCGTTAAAGGATGGATCAATACCAAGTTTATTCGGACCAGCATGTTCTTCCACCGaatcacaacct AGTACATCACAGCAGACCATTTCAAGTGGATGTGTACGTGTAGATGTGGCTTGTCAGACTGACTCTCTAGAAACTGTGAATGTGACTACACAAACGGATGATATAACAAAAACATCTGTTGGCACACAGCTGTCCTTAAGAACGCTGAAAGAGTCGCACTTTCGGAGTAAAG GATCACAGGCAACAGTTAAATGTGAAACTGTTGGCACTATAACGACGTCCTTTGATGTACCATTTGCCTCAACACCTATAAAGGCTCCTGGTGTCAGCACAATCAAAAGACCTCATCTGGAATTGGAAGAGGAGGAGGTGGAAGAGGAAGACTCAGACATATACTTTGAGACAGAACCTCATGACTCAACTTTTAAACCAGACGACACAACCATTTCACAGGAATCAGAAATGTC GATTGTGGAAAGGCCCATGTATGGAGAtgcaaaatacattgtttttgaaacatgtttgcggGAGCTGTTTGCAACGTGTCCAATTTGCAAATTAAAGTGTGATACGGAGCAACACCGCATGGGCACATATGTTGCTTTCAGCCAGATTTGCCCCAAGTGTATGTACAACAGGAAGTGGCAGAGCCAGCCAATTGTTGGAAGTACACCGGTTGGAAACGTCCTCTTATCAGCAGCCACTTATTTTACAGGAGGCTCATTTATCCAACTACAGAAG ATTTTTAAGGCTGTGCAATTAAACTTGTTCCAGTATGACACATTTCGTCGACATTGCAGAAGTTTTTTGGAACCAGCAATTGTTCATAAGTGGAAAAGTGAGCAGCAAAACATAATAGCAAAGTTAAAAGAGGGAGGAAAGACTGCTATTGCTGGAGATATGCGTGCAGACTCACCAG GCCATTCAGCCAAATTTGGAAGCTACACAGTAATGGACATGCAGAGTAATACAATTGTGGACCTCCAGCTTGTTCAG AGCAATGAGGTTGGAGGTAGCTACCATATGGAGAAAGAAGGGCTGAAGAGATGTCTGGATCTACTGGAGAACAACGGGTTAGAGGTGGATTACATCGTCACCGACCGTCATCCACAGATCCAGAAGTATCTCAGGGAGCGCAAGATAACCCAGTTCTACGATGTATGGCACTTCGAGAAGG gtttgtttaagaaattaaataaactggGAAAAAACAAGGAGTGTGAATTGGTGAAGAAGTGGCAACGTAGCATCAGAAATCATGCTTACTGGTGCGCCACTTCCTCTACATCGGGACCAGAGAAGGTGGCCAAGTGGACTTCGCTGATTAACCACCTCCAGAATGTGCACACGCATGACAATGCTTTATTTCCCAAGTGTGCACATCCAGTTAGAGCTTCAAAGGACCCAAAGAAATGGTTTCAACCAG GGTCACAGGCTCTCTTCAAAGTTGAAAGAGTACTGTGCAACAAGAGGGTGCTGAAGGATGTTGAGAAATTGAGTCGTCATTATCAGACATCTTCACTTGAGGCTTTCCACAGCCTTATTCTAAGATTTACACCAAAAAACGTTGTTTTCCCGTTCATGGGAATGCTGTGCAG ACTGTACCTTGCAGCGTTTCATCACAATGAAAACGCAAACCGTCAACAAGCCACAACCGCTACAGGACAAGCAATGTACAAAATGGTGTTGCCAAAATCAAAAAGAGGGGAATGGACAACACGGGCATTAAAAACAGAACCAACCTATA gaTATGTTGAGGAGCTACTGAAACTGGTCTTCGAGGTCATCATTATGGACCCCTCTCCATTTGTGGATGAACTGAAGAAAATTCCCATTCCCAAGCCCCTTTGTGCAGAATACGACAGACCAACAAAGGAAGAAGCCATTGCCCATCACAAGTCACGGTTCAGTCAAGAGGGGGTCGGAAGCCAACATACCGACCAGCCTGATCTGGAAATGCCTGCCGTATCCGGGTTACAACACAGCACGGAATTACGACACGAACACTCCGACCCAAGTAGCCCCAGCACCAGCTGA
- the LOC137490194 gene encoding uncharacterized protein, which translates to MILHIFKYNSFRRHARPCIEPAIVHKWRNWQSEMLEQLSRRENVIVGGDMRADSPGHSAKYGSYTMMDLATNTVVDLQLVQSNEAGGSYHMEKEGLKRSLDLLDARGVRLECIITDQHPQIQKYLRDRNVTQFYDVWHIQKGISKKLDKICQIKGCEKLRKWLRSIKKHIYWTAASSTTGPERVAKWTSILNHVQDKHVHEDLNYPACLHPQRISRDENKWLSAAAMPFYKLEKVLANKRILKDVAKLSPHHQTSTVEAFHSVILRFAPKNVVFPFLGMLCRLYLAALHYNENAVRPQATSATGKPIYKLAFPKAKKGEYRVREVKTQQTFSYVEELLDLNFNQVFVDPSPYVDEVLGIHIPPALSSAYDRPEMEEAISSRVTRFNQ; encoded by the exons ATGAtactacacatttttaaatataattcatttcgCCGTCATGCAAGACCTTGCATTGAACCTGCTATTGTCCACAAGTGGAGAAATTGGCAGAGTGAAATGCTAGAACAGCTCAGTCGAAGAGAGAATGTGATTGTTGGAGGAGATATGAGGGCTGACTCCCCAG GTCACTCGGCCAAGTATGGGAGTTATACAATGATGGACCTTGCAACTAACACAGTGGTCGACCTACAGTTAGTCCAG agTAATGAGGCGGGCGGCAGTTACCATATGGAAAAAGAAGGCCTAAAGAGAAGCCTTGACCTGTTGGATGCCCGCGGTGTTCGTCTGGAATGCATCATCACAGACCAACATCCTCAAATACAGAAATATCTCAGGGATCGAAATGTCACTCAGTTTTACGATGTGTGGCATATCCAGAAAG GCATTTCCAAAAAACTGGACAAGATATGCCAGATAAAGGGGTGTGAGAAGTTGCGTAAATGGTTGCGTAGCATCAAAAAACACATCTACTGGACTGCTGCATCATCCACAACAGGTCCTGAAAGAGTGGCAAAGTGGACCTCTATCTTAAACCATGTACAAGACAAACATGTACATGAAGACCTCAATTATCCGGCTTGTCTGCATCCGCAACGGATCAGCAGAGACGAGAACAAATGGCTGTCGGCTG CAGCGATGCCATTCTACAAGCTGGAGAAAGTTCTCGCTAACAAGAGAATATTGAAGGATGTGGCCAAGCTAAGTCCTCACCACCAGACGTCAACTGTTGAAGCTTTCCACAGCGTCATACTGCGGTTTGCACCCAAAAATGTGGTATTCCCATTTCTAGGGATGCTATGCAG gtTGTACTTGGCTGCACTGCATTACAATGAAAATGCCGTGCGTCCCCAGGCCACATCAGCAACTGGTAAACCTATTTACAAGCTTGCCTTTCCAAAGGCAAAGAAAGGAGAGTATAGGGTCCGAGAAGTGAAGACGCAGCAAACTTTCa GTTATGTAGAAGAGCTGCTGGACCTCAACTTCAACCAAGTGTTTGTGGACCCATCACCCTATGTTGATGAAGTGTTGGGAATTCACATACCACCTGCTCTATCATCAGCCTACGATCGACCTGAGATGGAGGAGGCTATCTCCAGCAGGGTGACCCGCTTCAATCAATAG